From the genome of Flavobacterium luteolum, one region includes:
- the aceA gene encoding isocitrate lyase — MKTTEDRIQELINDWITNPRWKGVERPYTASEVVTLQGSYKIEHSIAKMGAEKLWRKLKSQDYVAGLGALTGNQAIQEVDAGLEAIYLSGWQVAADANLAGEMYPDQSLYPVNSVPMVVKKINNALLRADQIQTVNNIEDRKDYLVPIVADAEAGFGGNLNAFELMKSMIEAGASGVHFEDQLSSAKKCGHLGGKVLVPTQEAINKLIAARLASDVMGVSTLIVARTDAEAANLLTSDADPRDRKFLTGEKTAEGFFYVKNGIEQGIARGLSYAPYADLIWMETSNPDLEFARKFATAMKKEFPDKMLAYNCSPSFNWAAKLTVAEMETFREDLAAMGYKFQFITLAGFHALNTSMFELSRAYKERGMAGYSELQEREFALQKNGFRAVKHQAFVGTSYFDAVQNTVMLGKSAITAMEHSTEVEQF; from the coding sequence ATGAAAACAACAGAAGACAGAATTCAGGAATTGATTAACGATTGGATTACGAACCCGAGATGGAAAGGAGTTGAGCGTCCTTATACTGCGAGTGAAGTAGTAACACTTCAGGGGTCTTATAAAATTGAGCATTCTATTGCCAAAATGGGTGCAGAGAAATTATGGAGAAAGTTAAAAAGTCAGGATTATGTTGCGGGTTTGGGAGCGTTAACTGGAAATCAGGCGATTCAGGAAGTTGATGCGGGTTTAGAAGCAATTTACTTAAGCGGATGGCAGGTTGCTGCTGATGCAAACCTGGCGGGAGAAATGTATCCTGACCAATCGCTTTATCCAGTAAACAGCGTTCCGATGGTGGTAAAAAAGATCAATAACGCTTTATTGCGAGCTGATCAGATTCAGACTGTAAATAATATTGAAGATAGAAAAGATTATTTAGTTCCAATTGTGGCTGATGCAGAAGCTGGTTTTGGTGGAAACCTAAATGCTTTCGAATTAATGAAATCCATGATTGAAGCCGGAGCTTCTGGAGTGCATTTTGAAGACCAATTGAGTTCTGCTAAAAAGTGCGGACATCTGGGCGGAAAAGTTCTGGTGCCAACTCAGGAAGCTATTAACAAGCTAATTGCAGCACGTCTGGCTTCAGATGTTATGGGCGTTTCAACTTTGATTGTTGCGAGAACAGATGCAGAAGCAGCAAATTTATTAACGAGCGACGCAGACCCAAGAGACAGGAAATTTTTAACCGGAGAAAAAACGGCAGAAGGTTTCTTCTATGTAAAAAACGGAATCGAGCAAGGAATTGCAAGAGGCTTGAGCTACGCACCTTACGCCGATTTAATCTGGATGGAAACCAGTAATCCGGATTTGGAATTTGCGAGAAAGTTTGCAACAGCAATGAAAAAAGAATTTCCAGACAAAATGCTGGCTTACAATTGTTCGCCTTCTTTTAACTGGGCAGCAAAATTAACGGTTGCTGAAATGGAAACATTTAGAGAAGATTTGGCTGCAATGGGTTATAAATTCCAGTTTATTACTTTGGCAGGATTCCATGCTTTGAACACTAGTATGTTTGAATTGTCAAGAGCGTATAAAGAACGCGGAATGGCTGGATATTCTGAACTTCAGGAACGTGAATTCGCATTACAAAAAAACGGATTCAGAGCTGTAAAACATCAAGCTTTTGTAGGGACTTCTTATTTTGATGCCGTTCAAAATACGGTAATGTTAGGAAAATCAGCAATAACCGCAATGGAACATTCTACAGAGGTTGAGCAATTTTAA
- a CDS encoding Crp/Fnr family transcriptional regulator, translating to MALILENIAKHVSLTPEEQALFLSKLETKTYKAKTVLLNAGEVCKHSYFVNSGILRSFNINDNIVEHVLSFACEGWWMSDMYSYFSQKPGQLFIEVLEEAEVVSLSKENQEQLYLEIPKLERFFRILIENSLVANQQRLMDNLSLPAEERFDKFTKKYGTLVHKVPQKQIASFIGVTPEFFSKMKARLLKK from the coding sequence ATGGCATTAATTCTCGAAAATATTGCCAAACACGTTTCTCTGACACCAGAAGAACAGGCACTTTTTTTATCCAAACTAGAAACCAAAACTTATAAAGCCAAAACTGTTTTATTAAATGCTGGCGAAGTCTGCAAACATTCCTATTTCGTAAATTCAGGTATTTTAAGAAGTTTCAACATCAACGATAATATTGTAGAACACGTACTTTCTTTTGCCTGCGAAGGCTGGTGGATGAGTGACATGTACAGTTATTTTTCGCAGAAACCCGGACAGCTTTTCATAGAAGTTTTAGAAGAAGCTGAAGTTGTTTCTTTATCTAAAGAAAATCAGGAACAATTGTATCTTGAAATTCCAAAACTGGAACGCTTTTTCAGGATTTTAATTGAAAACTCTTTAGTTGCGAATCAACAGCGATTAATGGATAATTTGAGTTTACCTGCAGAAGAACGTTTCGACAAATTCACTAAGAAATATGGAACATTGGTTCACAAAGTTCCTCAAAAACAAATCGCTTCTTTCATTGGTGTAACACCCGAATTCTTCAGCAAAATGAAAGCTAGGCTTTTGAAGAAATAA
- a CDS encoding DUF6370 family protein, which produces MKNILLATFLFIGIVMQAQDKKKFNKPTVVEASCGECQFGMKGKSCDLAVRIDGKSYFVDGTTIHDHGDAHAEKGFCNAISKALVTGEIKGDRFKATSFTLIDDKK; this is translated from the coding sequence ATGAAAAATATATTATTAGCGACTTTCCTTTTTATTGGAATCGTAATGCAGGCACAGGACAAGAAGAAATTTAACAAACCAACAGTTGTTGAGGCTTCATGCGGAGAATGTCAATTCGGAATGAAAGGCAAAAGCTGTGATTTAGCAGTTCGTATTGATGGAAAATCTTATTTCGTTGACGGAACGACAATTCATGATCATGGAGACGCTCACGCTGAAAAAGGGTTTTGTAATGCAATAAGCAAAGCTTTAGTTACAGGAGAAATTAAAGGAGACAGATTCAAAGCGACTTCATTTACTTTAATCGACGATAAAAAATAA
- the purT gene encoding formate-dependent phosphoribosylglycinamide formyltransferase — protein sequence MKILLLGSGELGKEFVIAAQRIGQTIIAVDSYENAPAMQVAHGFEVINMLDGEALDRIVAKHQPDFIVPEIEAIRTERFYDYEKQGITVVPSAKAANFTMNRKAIRDLAAKELGLRTAKYEYATSAEELQKAVQEVGIPCVVKPLMSSSGKGQSTIKTESDIEKAWQYAVAGSRGDVIEVIVEAFVNFDSEITLLTITQNNNPTLFCAPIGHRQERGDYQESWQPALVSEKDLYEAQDMAEKITEALGGAGLFGVEFFLTKEGVYFSELSPRPHDTGMVTLAGTQNFNEFELHLRAILSLPIFEITLEKAGASAVILASEDSTNPTFTGIEKVAALPKTDFRIFGKPTSRPYRRMGVVLSHDSLSTPINEVTERAKETAKLITVNS from the coding sequence ATGAAAATACTACTCCTAGGTTCAGGCGAATTAGGCAAAGAATTTGTCATTGCAGCACAACGAATTGGACAAACCATAATTGCAGTTGACAGTTACGAAAACGCACCAGCCATGCAGGTTGCGCACGGATTTGAAGTCATCAACATGCTTGACGGCGAGGCCCTTGACCGAATCGTAGCCAAACACCAACCCGATTTTATAGTTCCTGAAATAGAAGCCATTCGTACCGAACGTTTTTACGATTACGAAAAGCAAGGAATCACAGTTGTTCCTTCAGCGAAAGCGGCAAACTTTACCATGAATCGTAAAGCCATTCGTGATTTAGCAGCAAAAGAACTTGGTTTGAGAACAGCGAAATATGAATACGCAACTTCAGCGGAAGAACTACAAAAAGCCGTTCAGGAAGTTGGAATTCCTTGTGTTGTAAAACCTTTAATGTCTTCGTCTGGAAAAGGGCAATCGACTATTAAAACAGAAAGCGATATCGAAAAAGCTTGGCAATATGCTGTTGCAGGTTCGCGTGGCGATGTTATTGAAGTTATTGTAGAGGCTTTTGTAAATTTTGATTCAGAAATTACGCTTTTAACGATTACTCAAAATAATAACCCGACTTTATTCTGCGCTCCAATTGGTCATAGACAAGAAAGAGGTGATTATCAGGAAAGCTGGCAACCCGCTTTAGTTTCAGAAAAAGATTTGTATGAAGCTCAGGATATGGCTGAAAAAATTACGGAAGCGCTTGGCGGTGCCGGACTTTTTGGCGTTGAATTTTTCTTAACCAAAGAAGGCGTTTATTTCTCTGAACTTTCTCCGCGTCCGCATGATACAGGAATGGTAACTTTGGCCGGAACTCAGAATTTTAATGAATTTGAATTGCATTTAAGAGCGATTTTAAGTCTTCCTATTTTCGAAATTACTTTAGAAAAAGCTGGAGCAAGCGCTGTAATTTTAGCATCAGAAGATTCAACGAATCCAACTTTTACCGGAATTGAAAAAGTAGCCGCTTTACCTAAAACCGATTTCAGAATTTTCGGAAAACCAACTTCTAGACCTTACCGAAGAATGGGAGTTGTTTTAAGCCACGATTCACTTTCAACTCCAATTAACGAAGTAACTGAACGCGCAAAAGAAACAGCGAAATTAATAACTGTAAATTCTTAA
- a CDS encoding peptidase U32 family protein: MKKKIEILAPARDLIGGIAAINSGADAVYIGAPQFGARSNANNSIEDVAELVKYAHLFNAQVFVVMNTILYDNELETCRAMIWELYDIGVDALIIQDMAIMEMDLPPIVLHASTQANNRDADKIKFLKDAGIKRVVLARELNLHQIKTIYDHADVELEFFVTGALCVSFSGNCYMSVANGERSANRGSCAQNCRLPYNLIDGNGDTLIRNSHLLSIKDLDVSDQIPNLIEAGIVSFKIEGRLKDVAYVKNNVSYLRQKLDSYLEGSDKYIKASSGKCTYTFDSTLSRTFNRGYTDYFVNERHSSIGSWESPKSKGQYIGKLIRTVGNAYEIENGELLNNGDGLCFINENNEADGIYVNKAENGKVYPNVLKEIKDGTFIYRNNDAAFIKIVEREDSAIRKIGTTLLLTENENGFELIATDEDGNVSTVKLDHPKEQTKTGESIEENIKVQLAKTGFTPYSADEINVMFTENWFLPISKINEMRRNVFDQLSEIRLANYVREEHQLVKTSHPYPETKLDFMYNVSNKTARKFYERHGVTEIEKAFELQWDPGKSRVMTTKYCIKYELKKCPIHQKDIVGVKVKEPLVLKQGELEYKLKFNCKPCEMEIWEKDAEFEIEEDHFH; this comes from the coding sequence ATGAAGAAGAAAATCGAAATATTAGCTCCTGCTAGAGATTTAATTGGAGGAATCGCAGCCATAAATAGTGGTGCCGATGCTGTATATATTGGTGCGCCGCAATTTGGTGCACGTTCTAACGCCAACAACTCTATTGAAGATGTTGCTGAACTAGTCAAATACGCCCACTTATTTAACGCACAGGTTTTTGTGGTAATGAATACCATTTTGTACGACAACGAATTAGAAACGTGTCGTGCCATGATTTGGGAATTATACGATATTGGTGTTGATGCCTTGATTATTCAAGATATGGCGATTATGGAAATGGACTTGCCTCCTATCGTACTTCACGCCAGCACACAAGCCAATAATCGTGATGCAGATAAAATTAAATTTCTTAAAGATGCAGGAATCAAACGTGTTGTTTTAGCACGTGAATTAAACCTGCATCAAATTAAAACAATATACGACCACGCTGATGTTGAACTAGAGTTTTTCGTAACTGGAGCTTTATGTGTTTCTTTTAGTGGAAACTGCTATATGAGTGTGGCTAACGGAGAAAGAAGTGCAAACCGTGGTTCTTGCGCTCAAAACTGTCGTTTACCTTACAACTTAATCGACGGAAACGGAGATACTTTGATTAGAAACAGTCACTTGCTTTCGATAAAAGATTTAGATGTTTCAGATCAGATTCCGAATTTAATTGAAGCTGGAATTGTTTCTTTCAAAATTGAAGGAAGATTAAAAGACGTTGCTTATGTTAAAAACAACGTATCTTATTTGCGTCAAAAATTAGACAGTTATCTTGAAGGAAGTGACAAATACATCAAAGCTTCTTCTGGAAAATGTACGTATACTTTTGATTCTACATTGAGCAGAACTTTCAACCGTGGCTATACCGATTATTTCGTAAACGAAAGACACAGCTCAATTGGTTCTTGGGAAAGTCCAAAATCAAAAGGACAATATATTGGTAAATTAATTAGAACTGTTGGAAACGCTTACGAAATTGAAAACGGGGAATTATTAAACAACGGTGACGGACTTTGTTTCATCAACGAAAATAATGAAGCTGACGGAATCTACGTAAACAAAGCCGAAAATGGAAAAGTATATCCAAACGTTTTAAAAGAAATCAAAGACGGTACTTTCATTTATAGAAACAACGATGCGGCTTTCATTAAAATTGTTGAAAGAGAAGACAGTGCAATCCGTAAAATCGGAACTACTTTATTACTTACCGAAAACGAAAACGGTTTTGAATTAATCGCAACCGATGAAGACGGAAACGTAAGTACAGTAAAATTAGATCATCCAAAAGAACAAACGAAAACTGGCGAATCAATCGAAGAAAACATCAAAGTTCAATTGGCTAAAACAGGTTTTACACCTTACAGCGCCGATGAAATCAATGTAATGTTCACCGAAAACTGGTTCCTTCCTATTTCAAAAATCAATGAAATGAGAAGAAATGTTTTCGATCAGTTATCAGAAATTCGTTTGGCAAATTACGTTCGCGAAGAACACCAATTGGTTAAAACTTCACATCCGTATCCTGAAACCAAATTGGATTTTATGTACAACGTTTCGAACAAAACAGCTCGTAAATTCTACGAACGTCACGGTGTTACCGAAATCGAAAAAGCATTCGAATTACAATGGGATCCAGGAAAATCTCGTGTAATGACAACCAAATATTGCATCAAATACGAATTGAAAAAATGTCCGATACACCAAAAAGACATTGTAGGTGTTAAAGTAAAAGAACCATTGGTTTTAAAACAGGGAGAATTGGAATACAAACTAAAATTCAACTGCAAACCCTGCGAAATGGAAATCTGGGAAAAAGATGCTGAATTTGAGATTGAAGAAGATCATTTTCATTAA
- a CDS encoding ferritin-like domain-containing protein, which produces MIHTDETTQETVKTLEGLISILEDGKLGYTDAAEHVENPAMKTDFLEYARERALFIVELQDQINKLGKSTHNSGGGPLGALHRVWIDIKSAFTGGGTEAIINACITGEEAAIEKYKKALEENNLEHDQIYIVSKQLNSIQNTLSQIKMKAS; this is translated from the coding sequence ATGATACATACAGATGAAACTACACAGGAAACCGTTAAAACTTTAGAAGGATTAATTTCAATTCTTGAGGATGGAAAACTAGGATATACAGATGCTGCAGAACATGTAGAAAATCCAGCAATGAAAACTGATTTCTTGGAATATGCCCGCGAAAGAGCCTTATTTATTGTAGAACTACAGGACCAAATCAATAAACTGGGAAAATCAACACACAATTCAGGTGGAGGCCCACTTGGAGCTTTACACCGCGTATGGATCGATATTAAATCTGCATTTACAGGAGGTGGCACCGAAGCCATTATAAATGCTTGTATTACAGGTGAAGAAGCTGCAATTGAAAAATACAAAAAAGCACTCGAAGAAAATAATTTAGAACACGATCAGATTTACATTGTTTCTAAACAATTAAATAGCATTCAAAATACTTTATCGCAAATTAAAATGAAAGCAAGCTAA
- a CDS encoding pyridoxal phosphate-dependent aminotransferase: MNHILSDRINNLATSQTLAMAALARELKAQGKDIISLSLGEPDFNTPDFIKEAVIKAVNENYSTYSPVEGYLELREAICRKFKRDNGLDYKPTQIVVSTGAKQSLYNIAQVMLNDGDEVILPAPYWVSYFEIVKLSGGVPVEVPTSVETDFKMTPEQLEAAITPKTKMMWFSSPCNPSGSVYSREELTALAKVLEKHPNIYVVSDEIYEHINFSGTFCSIGSIPGMLDRTITVNGVAKAFAMTGYRIGYIGAPEFIAKACTKIQGQVTSGANSVAQRATITAVDADPSVLNHMVEAFHGRRDLVVGLLKEIPGVKINVPEGAFYVFPDVSSFFGKTLKGHEIKDANDVSMYLLAEANVATVTGDAFGNPNCIRFSYATSNDILKEALRRIKEALTA, translated from the coding sequence ATGAATCATATTCTTTCGGACAGAATCAACAATCTTGCGACTTCGCAGACATTAGCAATGGCCGCTTTGGCAAGAGAATTAAAAGCACAAGGAAAAGACATTATCAGCTTAAGTTTAGGTGAACCAGATTTCAACACACCAGACTTTATTAAAGAAGCAGTAATAAAAGCAGTAAACGAAAATTATAGCACTTATTCTCCAGTAGAAGGTTACCTTGAATTGAGAGAAGCAATTTGCAGAAAATTCAAAAGAGACAACGGATTAGATTATAAACCAACTCAAATTGTAGTTTCTACAGGTGCAAAACAATCTTTATACAACATTGCACAAGTAATGTTAAACGATGGTGACGAAGTTATTTTACCAGCACCTTACTGGGTTTCTTACTTCGAAATCGTAAAACTTTCTGGCGGAGTTCCTGTTGAAGTTCCAACTTCTGTTGAAACCGATTTCAAAATGACTCCAGAGCAATTAGAAGCAGCAATTACACCAAAAACAAAAATGATGTGGTTCTCTTCTCCTTGTAATCCTTCAGGTTCTGTTTATAGCAGAGAAGAATTAACAGCATTGGCAAAAGTTTTAGAAAAACACCCAAATATCTATGTAGTTTCAGACGAAATTTATGAGCACATCAATTTCTCAGGAACTTTCTGTAGCATCGGATCTATCCCTGGAATGTTAGATAGAACAATCACTGTAAACGGAGTTGCAAAAGCATTTGCAATGACAGGATACAGAATTGGTTATATTGGAGCACCTGAATTCATCGCAAAAGCGTGTACAAAAATTCAAGGACAAGTAACTTCTGGTGCAAATTCTGTAGCTCAACGCGCTACAATCACTGCAGTAGATGCTGATCCAAGCGTTTTAAACCACATGGTTGAAGCTTTCCACGGTCGCAGAGATTTAGTAGTTGGATTATTAAAAGAAATTCCAGGAGTAAAAATTAACGTTCCAGAAGGTGCATTTTATGTGTTCCCAGACGTTTCTTCTTTCTTCGGAAAAACATTAAAAGGACACGAAATTAAAGACGCAAACGATGTTTCGATGTATCTTTTAGCTGAGGCAAACGTTGCAACAGTAACTGGAGACGCGTTCGGAAATCCAAACTGTATTCGTTTCTCTTATGCAACGAGCAACGATATTTTAAAAGAAGCATTACGCAGAATCAAAGAAGCTTTGACTGCATAA
- a CDS encoding fatty acid desaturase family protein, protein MNNTAPTFARQDNLKFFRTLNSRVNNYFKENNIQKTGNWKLHLKAVILFAVFLTPYFLILTLDMPFWLMLLLSIVMGVGMAGVGMNVMHDGNHGSYSNKSWINKFMGGTIYVLAGNVYNWQVQHNVLHHTYTNIPGHDEDLDAGRIIRFTEHAEWHRFHRFQHYYSVFLYGLLTFNWALTTDFKQMRNYLKRKLSYGEPKSPKILWTTLIITKMIYVSIWIVLPIVIGITWWKVLLGFFAMHYTAGLILSIVFQLAHVVDHTTNPTPNDLGEMDNTWAIHQLYTTTNFAPKNAIVNWYTGGLNHQIEHHIFPNISHIHYGKIAKIVKETAKECNLPYYEYKTMRSAVVAHFKHLRELGMKPELSV, encoded by the coding sequence ATGAATAACACGGCTCCTACTTTTGCAAGGCAAGACAATCTGAAGTTTTTCAGAACACTTAACTCTCGGGTAAACAATTACTTCAAGGAGAACAACATCCAGAAAACTGGAAACTGGAAGCTACACTTAAAAGCTGTTATTCTATTTGCTGTTTTTCTAACACCCTATTTTTTAATTCTTACTCTCGATATGCCTTTTTGGTTAATGCTATTACTTTCTATTGTAATGGGTGTAGGAATGGCTGGTGTTGGAATGAACGTTATGCATGACGGAAATCATGGTTCTTATTCAAATAAAAGCTGGATCAACAAATTTATGGGCGGAACAATTTATGTTTTAGCTGGAAATGTTTACAACTGGCAAGTACAGCACAATGTATTGCACCACACTTATACTAATATTCCGGGACATGATGAAGATTTAGATGCCGGAAGAATTATTCGTTTTACAGAACATGCAGAATGGCATCGTTTCCACCGTTTTCAGCATTATTATTCTGTTTTCTTATACGGTTTATTAACTTTCAATTGGGCATTAACAACTGATTTTAAGCAAATGAGAAATTACCTGAAAAGAAAACTATCTTATGGTGAACCAAAAAGCCCGAAAATTTTGTGGACAACGCTTATTATCACTAAAATGATTTATGTGTCTATCTGGATTGTTTTACCAATTGTAATTGGAATTACTTGGTGGAAAGTTCTTCTTGGCTTTTTCGCAATGCACTATACAGCTGGATTAATCTTAAGCATTGTATTTCAATTAGCTCACGTAGTTGATCATACCACAAACCCAACTCCAAACGATTTAGGAGAAATGGATAATACTTGGGCAATTCACCAATTGTATACTACAACTAATTTTGCACCAAAAAATGCAATCGTAAACTGGTACACTGGCGGATTAAACCATCAGATCGAACATCATATTTTCCCAAATATCAGCCATATTCACTATGGTAAAATTGCAAAAATCGTAAAAGAAACAGCAAAAGAGTGCAACTTGCCTTATTACGAGTATAAGACAATGCGAAGTGCTGTTGTTGCTCACTTTAAGCATTTACGCGAATTGGGAATGAAACCAGAATTATCAGTCTAA
- the rsmG gene encoding 16S rRNA (guanine(527)-N(7))-methyltransferase RsmG, with protein MDEILKYFPNLTDLQIEQFQKLDFLYHDWNEKINVISRKDIDSLYTKHILHSLGIAKIMKFEPGATVLDVGTGGGFPGIPLAILFPETRFYLIDVIAKKIKVVQGVVDALELKNVKAEQKRAELVKGDFDFIVSRAVTNMPDFVSWIKDKIKKQHKHKLKNGILYLKGGDLAEELKDFPNATLYDLAEIFDDEFFETKKVVHLPLKFKP; from the coding sequence ATGGATGAGATATTGAAATATTTTCCCAATTTGACCGATCTTCAAATCGAGCAATTTCAAAAATTAGACTTTTTATACCACGATTGGAACGAAAAAATTAATGTTATTTCGCGCAAAGACATTGATTCATTATATACAAAACACATTTTACATTCCTTAGGAATTGCTAAAATCATGAAATTTGAACCCGGAGCAACTGTTCTGGATGTTGGAACGGGAGGAGGTTTTCCTGGAATTCCGTTAGCGATTCTTTTTCCTGAAACTCGTTTTTATTTGATTGATGTTATCGCTAAAAAAATAAAAGTAGTTCAGGGTGTTGTAGATGCATTAGAATTGAAGAACGTAAAAGCAGAACAAAAACGTGCTGAATTAGTAAAAGGTGACTTCGATTTTATTGTGAGCCGCGCCGTAACCAATATGCCTGATTTTGTCTCTTGGATAAAAGATAAGATTAAAAAGCAGCATAAACACAAATTAAAGAATGGTATTCTGTATTTAAAAGGCGGTGATTTAGCTGAAGAACTAAAAGATTTTCCAAATGCTACTTTGTATGACTTGGCTGAAATTTTTGATGATGAATTTTTTGAAACTAAAAAAGTGGTTCATCTTCCTTTAAAGTTTAAACCTTAA
- the pruA gene encoding L-glutamate gamma-semialdehyde dehydrogenase codes for MLKGFFHVPKAVNEPVKSYAPNSPEKAAVQAAYTTMWNSQIDVPLYIGNEEIRTGNTRNITAPHDHKHVVGKYHLAEKQHIEKAIANALESRKAWANLAWEQRAAIFLKAAELIAGPYRARINAATMIGQSKNIHQAEIDASCELIDFLRYNVEFMTQIYNDQPKSDSSVWNRVEYRPLEGFVYAITPFNFTAIAANLPASAAMMGNVVVWKPSDSQVFSTKIILEVFKEAGVPDGVINVVFGDALMITDTVLASRDFAGIHFTGSTHVFKDIWAKIGANIHNYKTYPRIVGETGGKDFIIAHPSANVKQVVTGITRGAFEFQGQKCSAASRAYIPQSLWPAVKEQLVADVKSMKMGSPEDFGNFITAVIHEGSFDKLASYIDQAKKDADAEIIVGGNYDKSVGYFIEPTVIVTTNPKYTTMETELFGPVITIYVYEDAKWEETLELVDTTSEYALTGAVFSQDRYAIEVATTKLQNAAGNFYINDKPTGAVVGMQPFGGARASGTNDKAGSALNLLRWASPRTIKETFVTPEDYRYPFLG; via the coding sequence ATGCTTAAAGGATTTTTTCATGTACCAAAAGCGGTAAACGAGCCTGTAAAAAGCTACGCACCAAATTCACCAGAAAAAGCGGCTGTTCAGGCTGCTTATACCACAATGTGGAATTCTCAAATTGACGTTCCTTTGTATATTGGAAACGAAGAAATTAGAACTGGAAATACAAGAAACATTACAGCACCTCATGATCACAAACACGTTGTTGGAAAATATCATTTAGCTGAAAAACAACATATCGAAAAAGCCATTGCAAATGCGCTTGAATCAAGAAAAGCATGGGCAAATTTAGCATGGGAACAGCGTGCTGCTATTTTCTTAAAAGCTGCTGAACTTATCGCAGGACCATACAGAGCTCGTATCAACGCTGCTACAATGATTGGTCAGTCTAAAAATATTCACCAAGCAGAAATTGATGCTTCTTGCGAATTAATCGACTTCTTACGTTACAATGTTGAGTTTATGACTCAAATCTACAACGATCAGCCAAAATCTGATTCTTCTGTTTGGAATCGTGTAGAGTACAGACCATTAGAAGGTTTTGTTTACGCTATTACTCCTTTCAACTTTACTGCAATCGCTGCAAACCTTCCTGCAAGTGCTGCAATGATGGGTAACGTTGTGGTTTGGAAACCAAGTGATAGCCAAGTATTTTCTACAAAAATCATTTTAGAAGTTTTCAAAGAAGCTGGAGTTCCAGATGGCGTTATCAACGTAGTTTTTGGAGACGCTTTAATGATCACAGATACTGTTTTAGCGAGCCGTGATTTTGCTGGTATTCACTTTACAGGATCAACTCATGTATTTAAAGATATTTGGGCTAAAATTGGAGCAAACATTCACAATTACAAAACATACCCAAGAATTGTTGGTGAAACTGGAGGTAAAGATTTTATCATTGCTCACCCAAGTGCAAATGTAAAACAAGTAGTTACAGGAATTACTCGTGGAGCTTTCGAATTCCAAGGGCAAAAATGTTCTGCAGCTTCTAGAGCTTATATTCCTCAAAGTTTATGGCCTGCTGTAAAAGAGCAATTAGTTGCTGATGTAAAATCTATGAAAATGGGTTCTCCAGAAGACTTCGGAAACTTCATTACAGCAGTAATCCACGAAGGTTCTTTTGACAAATTAGCTAGTTATATTGACCAAGCTAAAAAAGATGCTGATGCAGAAATCATCGTTGGAGGAAATTACGATAAATCTGTTGGATACTTTATTGAGCCAACGGTTATTGTAACTACAAATCCAAAATATACTACAATGGAAACTGAACTTTTTGGACCAGTTATCACGATTTATGTTTATGAAGATGCTAAATGGGAAGAAACTTTAGAACTAGTAGATACTACTTCTGAGTATGCTTTAACTGGAGCAGTTTTCAGCCAAGATCGTTATGCTATTGAAGTAGCTACAACTAAATTACAAAACGCTGCTGGTAACTTCTATATTAACGACAAACCAACTGGAGCTGTTGTAGGAATGCAACCTTTTGGTGGAGCAAGAGCATCTGGAACTAATGATAAAGCAGGTTCTGCATTAAACCTATTACGTTGGGCTTCTCCAAGAACTATTAAAGAAACTTTTGTAACTCCAGAAGATTACAGATACCCTTTCTTAGGATAA
- the apaG gene encoding Co2+/Mg2+ efflux protein ApaG gives MVSQITRGIKISVLTSFEGTYFKNYKIHFAFSYVVTIENHSKDSVQLTSRHWEIFDSLNDLEVVDGEGVIGKKPVLKPGENHTYSSGCLLSSPYGAMKGHFNMINFTTTKTFKVIVPTFRMCAPFALN, from the coding sequence ATGGTTTCTCAAATTACACGAGGCATAAAAATATCTGTTTTGACTAGTTTTGAAGGTACATATTTCAAAAACTACAAGATTCATTTTGCTTTTAGCTACGTAGTTACCATCGAAAATCATAGTAAAGATTCTGTTCAATTAACTTCTCGCCACTGGGAAATTTTTGATTCTTTAAATGATCTAGAAGTTGTAGATGGCGAAGGCGTTATCGGTAAAAAACCAGTTTTAAAACCTGGTGAAAACCACACTTACAGTTCTGGCTGTTTATTATCGTCTCCTTATGGCGCAATGAAAGGTCATTTTAACATGATCAATTTTACTACTACAAAAACATTCAAAGTAATTGTTCCTACTTTTAGAATGTGTGCTCCTTTTGCATTAAATTAA